GACCTGGAGCTACATTAGTTACTCTTATAAACTTTGGTCATCAAGTACATTTGGGCCCACTAATATTTCCGTCTGTTCTTACGATTACATCGCAAGGGGTATCGGGAGCTGTTTTGTTAATAGTTAGGGTTGGTGTTACGGTATCTTTAGCTTTTTTATTTACAACCACTACTAGGTGGGCCAATTTGTTAAAGGCATTACGGATTTTGCTTTTACCAAAAATATTTATTACAACTCTTGAAATGTGTTATCGGTATATCTTTATATTATTAAATATAACAACAGATATGTTTGTTGCGAGAAAGAGTAGAACCTTTAGTAAAACTTCCTCAAAAGAGGGGCGTCATTTTGTCTCTAATGCCATTGGAAGTCTCTTTGGTAAAAGTTATGCTTTAAGTGAAGAAGTTTATGGAGCTATGTTATCAAGGGGGTATAAAGGCGAGCCTGTTATTATGAATAGGTTTCGTTTTACTTTACTTGATTTCCAATGGTTTTTAAGTGTTATAATTTGTGTTTTAGCAGCTTTTGGAGGTGAAATTATTCTTGGATAGAGAAAAAGTAATGGAGCTTCGTGATGTTTCATTTGAATATTTGCCTAGTGAAATGGTGCTTCGCGATATAAATTTAGATATTTACAGTGGTGAAAAGGTAGTCATTTTAGGGGCTAATGGGTCAGGTAAATCTTCACTTTTAAAGATCCTTAATGGCTTGATATTCCCAAGTAAAGGTGAGTATAACGCTTTTGGTCAACTTGTTACGGAAGAAACATTAAATGATGAGCAGTTTGCGCAGGCTTTTCGCCAAAGAATTGGGTTTATATTTCAAAATTCCGATGCCCAATTGTTTTCTACAAATGTATGGGAAGAAATAGCTTTTGGACCACTACAGATGAAGCTTAGCTTTAAGGAAGTAGAGGATAGGGTTAATGGAGTTATTCGAATGCTTGAACTAGAATCATTGAAAGATAGGCCACCATATAGATTAAGTGGTGGTGAGAAAAAGAAGGTAGCTATTGCATCTGTATTATCAATAAATCCAAAAGTTTTGATATTGGATGAACCTACGAATGGCTTGGATCCACGAAGTCAAAGATGGCTAATTAATCTATTAGTAAAACTTAATAATGCAGGCAAAACTTTAATTACATGTACTCATAACTTGGACATTGTCGAAGAAATAGCTGATAGGGTAATAGTTTTTAATGAAGATCATAAGATAGTCGCTAGTGGTTCACCTAAGGATATATTATCAAATAAAGAATTATTACTTTCTGTAAATCTTATAGATGAGCATTATCACAGACATGTTCACGCAATTGATAAAAGCATGCAGCATGATCATTATCATAGTCATGAATAGTCTTAATTTTAAGGAGGAGATATTATGCATATACCTGATGGATATTTAAGTCCTCAAACATGCGCTGTACTTGGAACGCTAGCTATTCCAATAATAGGAATAGCCGCAATAAAGTTAAAGAAGACATTAAAGGATAAACAAGTTCCACTACTCGCAATTGGGGCAGCTTTTTCGTTTACTATTATGATGTACAATGTACCGATACCTGATGGTACCACTGCTCATGCCGTTGGGGCTTCGCTACTCGCAATAATTTTAGGCCCTTGGGCTGCCGTAGTTGGAGTGAGTATTGCACTCATAATCCAAGCATTTTTCTTTGGAGATGGTGGAATCCTTACACTAGGGGCTAATATTTTCAACATGGCATTTGTGATGCCTTTCGTAAGTTATTATGTATACAAGTTAATATCGGGTAATTCTGAAATTTCATCAAAACGCAGATTTATTGGTTCGATTATAGCAGGATATGTAGCAATTAATATTGGTGCCTTGTGTACTGGAATCGAACTTGGGCTTCAGCCATTATTATTTCATAAACTTGATGGCACTCCATTATATGCGCCATATACATTGATGCAAACATTGCCCGCTATGATGTTTGCACATCTTGTAATAGCAGGACCTGTTGAAGGAGTTGTAACAGGTCTAGTAGTAAAATATCTGCAAAAATCAAATTCTGCCATGCTTATGATCTATCCACCTAAAATATCTTTATATGGAAAATCACAGGTGATAGGTAGTTTGAAGAAGTATTGGTATGTTTTGATAACTTTAATTATTTTTGCGCCGCTTGGATTATTAGCTAAGGGGACTGCTTTTGGTGAATGGTCTGGTGATGATTTAAAAGCAAAGCTTGGATTTATACCAGAGGGAATGGCAAAACTTTCAGTTAAATGGAAGTTTATGTTGCCGGATTATTCTGTACCAGGGTTTGGTGATAATTTCTTTAAGTCATCTTTAGGGTACATATTTTGTGCGATTGTTGCTTTAATAATAATATTAGCTATAACTGGAATTATAAGTTTTCTTCAGAAAAGAAAAAATGCTACTAATAATGTTAATTAAAAAGGGTAAATGTTATTTTTAAACATTTACCCTTTTTAATAAAATTTTGCTAATTATTAGTATTAGTTTTAGGAGTGTTATTTGATTTAGGTGTATTTACGTTAGTGCCATTGCTGTTATTAGTGTTTGTTCCGGTACCAGTTCCAGTGCCAGTACCAGTATCAGTACCAGTTCCAGTTCCGGTTCCGGTTCCAGTGCCAGTGCCAGTGCCAGTATCAGTACCAGTTCCGGTACTAGCTCCAGTTCCAGTTCCAGTTCCAGTTCCAGTTTTGGTACCACTATCAGTACCAGTACCAGTTCCGGTTTTGGTACCAGTACCATCAGTTTTCGTAGGTGTTTTTAAATTAGATTTTTTATTGGTGTTTTTCTGATTATTAGTTGTATTATTTGATTGATAGTTATCGTCGCTTTTTAATTTGCTACCATTTGGGTTTAGAGCGATATATAACGTATCCATTAATACTCCGTTTTTATCAATTACCGTATTAGGTCGAGTGAAGTCTTTTTGAACTAAACCTTGATGTAGATATTCCATATACTCTTTCCATATTTGGCCAGGTTCGTTAGCGCCAAACATATTCTGCGCAGCTGGGGTATCATCTCCTACCCATACAGAAGTTGTATAGTAGGGAGTATACCCTATGAACCAACAATCTTTTGATTCGTCAGTGGTCCCTGTTTTGCCTGCAGCATAAGGATAGTCACTAAGGGATAAACCATTTCCTGTTGAATAACTTTCTGTTAATACACTCTTTAAAGTATCAGTCATAAGGTACGAAGCACCACTATCATACACCTTAGTTTGATTATATTTATTTTCAAACAATACTTGATCAATTACTGTATTAGTTATTTTACGTACGTTACTTGGTTCTATAAATTTACCGTTTCTCGAAAGGGTTGAATAACCTGAAGCCATTTCAACAGGGGTGACACCCTTTGTAAAACCACCGATTCCAACTACAGGGTATTCCTCGGGGGTTATATATTTGAAATTCATATTTTGCAAATATTTCAGCGATTTCTTTACACCATTGTCTTTTACTAATCTAACTGGAATGGTGTTTATAGAGATATCAAGTGCATATTTCAAAGATACAGAGCCACGGAATATAGAGTCATCATTATTTACTTCATCTATTGGTGCATCCACATATTCACTTGCTGGAATGTATCCTCTTTCAAATGCAGGGGTATATGCTATTAATGGCTTTATAGAGGAACCTGGCTGTCTTACCCCTAAAGAGGCTCTATTAAAGGTGTTGCCATATTGACTTCTGCCTCCAACTATAGCTACAACTTCTCCTGTGTTATTATCTATTGTGACACTTGCACCTTGTTTTTTATATAAGCCAGAGGTTTTATATGTTTGTGAATATTTCGCTAGCTTATTATCTACTACACTTTGTAATTTTTCTTGCTTTGCTGTATCAATAGATGTATCTATTCTATATCCACCACTAAGAAGAGTTTTTTCCTTGTCTGCATATTCAGTTTTATACTTAGCAAAATAAGTTTCGCTATCTTTATCATTACTAAAAGAATATTTTGAAACAAAACCATCTTGCTCCATTAATTTTAGTGTTGCATTATGAATGGCATATTCAACACTGTAGTCTACAGGTGCTGTTTTTACATAAGGCTTTACATTTAGTTTAATAACTTCTGCTTTTGCGGTATCAAATTCGACTTGTGATATTTTTCCTAAACTTAACATTTTATCTAAAACTAAATCTCTTCTATTTAGTGCATTATCCATGTGCTTAATAGGGTTATAGTAAGATGGATTGTTAGGAATCGACGCAAGTAGAGCTATTTGCGAAACATCTAAGGCTCTGTTACTCTTTTGAAAGTAAAATTGCGCAGCACTTTCAATGCTATAACAGCCATTACCGTAGTTTATGTTGTTTACATAAAATTCCAATATTTGTGCTTTGGAATATTTTTTTTCTAAATCTAGTGATATAACAGATTCTTCTAATTTTCTCCATATAGTTACGTCAAATGTAAGAAATACATTTCTTGCTAATTGTTGTGTTATTGTAGAACCACCTTGAAGCACAGCTCCTTTGGATTTTATATATACCCAAATGGATCTTCGTATACCCTTATAGTCTATTCCATCATGTTCATAAAACCTCTCATCTTCAATTGAAGTGACGGCTTGGCTTATATATGGATTCAAGTCAGCATCTTTTGTGTAATAATATGAGTTAGTCTTAAATTCTTTTAATAACACGCCTTTATTATCGTAAACTTGAGTTGGCTTTCTGGTATTAAAAGCAGTTTCATTTATATTTTTGGCTATGTTGTTACCAGCTGCAATTGTTGATTTTATTTTATCATTATATTTAATATAAATATATCCTGAAGCTGCTGAAACTGATAAGAAAATTATAACAAAAAATATCAATAAACATTTAACAACTTTTTTCCAAAGCTTCTTTTTAATTTTTGCTGGTTCTATGATTTTTTTATCATCATTCATTAATATTCCTCCTTTTTTTTATCCTACAAAAAAGAAATTGTCCAGGGGGGTCCTTGGACGATTATGATTTTTGTATACACAATGGAGGTGCCGTTTTGTGTAAGGTGTCTTTGGATGAGTAGTAGGGATAATTAGTCGCCACAAGTAATGTTCTATTTTAAATTTTAAAAATGTATCTGAGAAACTATATATTAAGGAAACACTACAAGTCCTTATTATACTATTAAAAAAGGTATTGCGTTATGTAAATATAATACAATTATTTTACATTATTGTCAATGAAATGGTAATGAACCGATTGCTATTCATTATTTGTTAATTATAGTTAAATATTAGCAAAGTAAATTTATTATGAGAATAAGCACTAAATTATACTTTATATATAATATATACCATAATAACACATATTATTATTATTTATATACTAATAATACATAATATGATAAAGTTTTTCAACAATAAATCGAATATATTATATATGTAAATTAGATTTTAATTATAAGGAACTAATTAAAATCTAGTAAATTAGAGAAGGAATATTGACATTATAAATAACATATATTATGATGAAATGGAATTAGATAAATATGTAGATTATGAAAAGAACATGGGAAAATTAAATCGACAAAAATCAATTCGAAGGAGATGTTTTTATGGATAAGTATGTTTGTTTGATATGTGGGTATGAATATGATCCAGAGGTAGGAGATCCAGACGGCGGAATAGCACCAGGTACTAAGTTTGCAGATATTCCAGAAGATTGGGTTTGTCCACTATGTGGAGTTTCAAAATCAGATTTTGAAAAAGTAGAATAAAAACAAAACATAACTAATATAATGTAATTTAAAGACCAGGTATATTTAATAATAAACGATTAAATATATCTGGTTTTTTGTATTTCATAAAAAGAAACTATGGTTTGAAATGTAAAGTAGTATTATGCATAATTTGCATTAATAAATAGCTTTAATTTGAAATTAAGTAGGAGTATGAGTATGAGTATCAAGTGATATTGATATTGATACTCACTTGTGATATAGTAAATTGAATTAATATATGGCGTTCGTCCATTAAGGAGATATATTTATGGGGATAATTAAATCAGCATTTTATTTTATAATAGCCGGAATATTTGAAATAGGCGGGGGTTACTTTGTATGGATATGGTTACGAGAGGGTAAAAGCATTTGGTACGGAATTTGTGGAGCTATAGCGCTTATTGTATATGGTGTAATTCCGACTTTGCAACCTCCAAGTGCTAATTTTGGTAGAGTCTATGCAACATATGGTGGTATATTCATTGTATTATCAATATTATGGGGCTGGAAGATAGATAATATAATTCCTGATAAATTTGATTTGATAGGTGGCGCTATAGCAGTAATTGGAGCTGTTATTATTATGTATGCTCCAAGAGGGTAGAATTTAATGAAGAATAAAAAATTCTAAAAAAGAATTATGGTTACTTCTTTACATATTAAACATATAGTGATACTATAGATATAATTTAATAAGTTAGTTATTCTCATCAAGAGAGATAGAGGGACCGGCCCGATGATATCTCGGCAACCATCAGACAGTAAATGTCTGAATAGGTGCTAATTCCTGCGTTAAGTTCATAGTAACTTAGCGGAAGATGAGAGAGGTGTCATTGAATATTTATACCTCTTTCATCGTTATTGGTGGAAGAGGTTTTTTGATTTTTTATAAATTAAAATTTAATAATGTCTTATCAAGAGAGGTGGAGGGACTGGCCCTATGAAACCCGACAACCAGTATCGCAAGATACATGGTGTTAAATCCTGCAGCATGGCTGCAAGATAAGAATAAGTTTGGAAGTAGTGCCCAAGTTTATTCTTGGGCACTATTTTTTATGAAAATAGATAACAATGGTTACAATAAAATTATAAAAATGAATTGTAAGGCATAAAGAGGAGCAGAGATATTATGATTAAAGTTAGTGGTGTAAGTAAAAGTTTTTCAAAGGTAAAGGTATTAAGTAATGTTTCATTTACAGTAGATAAGGGTGACATTTATGGTGTTATTGGTCATAGTGGTGCTGGAAAGTCTACTTTGCTTAGATGTTTTAATGGGCTTGAGACATATGATACAGGAACTATTAACATAATGGGCAAAGTGGTTAATGAGCTAAGCCGCAAAGAGCTTCGTGAGTTTAGAAAAGATGTAGGAATTATATTTCAAAGTTTTAACCTTATTAATAGTAAAAATGTTTTTGACAATATAGCATTTCCACTTGAAGTATGGGGGAATGATAAAAGCTATATTAAGGAAAGAGTAGATAGCCTGATAGATTTAGTAGGTCTTAATGATAAAGTAAAAACAAACGTAAAGCAGTTAAGTGGAGGTCAAAAGCAAAGAGTTGGAATAGCAAGGGCATTAGCGCTGAATCCTAAAATATTACTTTGCGATGAGGCAACTTCTGCACTAGATCCTAAAACTACAAAATCTATATTACAGCTTTTAAGAGATATAAATAATAAATTTAATATAACAATCGTCGTAGTTACTCATCAGATGGAAGTGGTAAAAGAAATTTGTAATAAATTCATTCTTTTAGAAGGTGGTAAAATTAAAAGTCACGGATTTACGGATGAATTGTTTATTAAACCAACAAAAGAGATGAAAATACTTATTGGAGAGGAAGAATTACTGCCTAGTATTGGTTATAACATTAAAATATTTTTCACAAAAGAAATTACTCAAAGTTGTTTAATAACATCGCTAGCAAGAGAACTTGATATTGATTTTTCTATAGTATGGGGAAGGCTTGAAAAGTTTCGAGATAGTGTAATGGGTAGTCTTATTATAAATACGAATGAGGAAAATAAAGAAAAAATATTAAAGTATTTAGATGACAGATCTATAGAATGGGAAATTGATGCTGAATTAGAACAAGATGAATTAAATAAGGAGGGAGTATAAATGACATTTCAAGAAGTTTTAATACAAATTTTACTGCCTGCGTTATTAGATACGTTATATATGGTGATATTATCCACGATTTTCACAGTTATTTTAGGGTTTATTGCAGCGGTTGGCTTAATTATAACTGGGCCTAAAGGGCTAAGACCAAATAGCCTAGTTTATAAAAGTTTAGATTTAGTAGTTAATATACTTCGTTCTTTCCCGTTTATAATACTTATGATATCTATATTCCCTTTAACAAAGTTAATTGTTGGAACTACCATAGGTTCAACTGCAGCTATAGTTCCACTAACACTTGGAGCAGCTCCTTTTGCTGCAAGAATAATAGAATCTGCATTACTCGAGGTGGACTACGGGATTATTGAAGCAGCTAAATCTTTTGGTGCAAAAACTCATCAAATTATATTTAATGTTATGTTAAAAGAAGCACTGCCATCTATAGTTCTTGGAATTACATTAACTGTTATAAATATTATAGGATATTCAGCTATGGCTGGAGCAGTTGGTGGTGGAGGTCTTGGAGATGTAGCACAAAAATATGGATATTATAGATTTCAGACGGACATAATGATATACACGGTAATAATATTAATTATAATTGTGCAAGTCATACAAGCATTAGGAAATTTATTGTATAGGAAAATGATTAAATAAGATATTAATGATATTTAACATCAAATATGATGATTGAATTATAAATTAAAAAAAAGAAAGATTAAGAGGGGGATTTAAAATGAAAAAAATATTAAGCATATTATTATCAGTAGTTGTAATTTTTACATTAGGTGGTTGTGGTACAAAGAAAGAGGCAGTAACAACTGATAAAAAGATTATCAAGGTAGGTGCTTCACCAATTCCTCATAAAGAAATATTAGAAGTTGTAAAACCAATCCTTGCAAAAGAAGGATATACTCTTCAAATAGTTGAATTTACCGATTATGTAACACCAAACACAGCACTTGCTGAGAAACAACTTGATGCAAATTTCTTTCAACATGTACCTTATTTGACGGAATTTAGTAAATCAAAAGGGTTAGATCTGACTTGGACTGTAAAGGTCCATATTGAACCAATGGCTTTGTACTCATCTAAATATAAAAAACTTAGTGATATAAAAGATGGAGCAAAAATAGCTATTCCAAATGATCCTACAAATGGTGCAAGAGCACTTAGAGTACTTGAAAAAGCAGGTTTAATAAAATTAAAAACTGGAGACCTTATTTCTAAAATTGATATTACAGAAAATAAAAAGAATTTAAAAATAACTGAATTGGAAGCTCCACAACTCCCAAGAGTTCTAAACGATGTGGATGCAGCAGTTATAAATTCTAATTATGCAATGACTGCTAAATTAAAATTAACAGACGCTTTAGCCGTTGAAGCAAAAGATTCACCTTATGCAAATGTACTTGCTGTTAGAAAAGAAGATAAAGATAAGCCTTATATAAAGGCACTCTCAAAAGCATTAACTTCACCAGAAGTTAAGAAATTTATTTTAAGTAAATATAAGGGCGCTGTAATTCCAGCATTTTAAAGTTAGTATTTAGTTTTAAATAATTACAATAGTTTAACAAAATAAAATCACTTTGCTTTGAGCTTAATAGTTTAAAGCAAGGTTTTTTTACAATATGAGTACATAGGAAGAGGAGATTTAATATGGAAATCAAGCAATTTTGTGCGCGGTATTCAATGGATAGAGTGGGGACTAATTCCTTAAAGTGGGATGCTTTAGATAAGCGTTATGGTGATAAGAATTTAATTCCTATGTGGGTAGCAGATATGGAATTTAAGGCACCAGAAGTAGTGGTAAATGCAATGAAGCAAAGAATTGAACATGGGATATTTGGATATTCTTATGTACCTGACTCCTACTATAACTCTTTCATTAATTGGGAAAGGAATCAACATAACTATGAAGTAGATAAAAAGTGGATACGGTTTTCAACTGGTGTTGTTGTATCTTTATATTGGTTTGTTAATGCATTTACAAAGTTTGGTGACTCAGTAATTATTCTTACTCCGGTGTATTACCCGTTCCACGATGCAGTAAAAGATACTGGAAGAAAATTAGTTACATCTGAATTAATAAATGTAAATGGAGTATATACCATTGATTTTGAAGATTTTGAGAGAAATATTATAGAAAATGATGTTAAATTGTTTATCCAGTGTTCTCCACATAATCCGGTTGGTAGGGTTTGGACAGAAAAAGAATTGGATAAAATTTTATCTATATGTAAAAGATATAATGTACTTGTTGTCTCGGATGAAATACATCAAGATATTATAATTGGAGAAAATGTTCAAATACCTGCAGCTATAGTAAGTGGTGCAAAGTATGCAGATAATATAATAACAGTTACAGCACCATCAAAAACTTTTAACTTAGCCGGATTATTAAATTGTAATATAATTATATCTAATGAGAAGGTAATGGAAAGATATGATGCGTATTCGAAAACTATTAATAAAACAGAAGTTAATATTATGGGATTAACTGCAGCGGAGGCTGCTTATAATTATGGGGAAGAGTGGTTAAAATCTCTGCTAGAGGTAATAAAGCATAACTACAACCATGTTAAAGAAAGACTGGGTGATAAGGCACCAAAAATAATTATTACGCCGTTAGAAGGAACTTATCTTATTTGGGTAGATTTAAGGGGATATATAGAGCCTAATGAAACAAAAACATTTATACAGGAAAAATGTAGACTTGCTGTTGATTATGGTGAATGGTTTGGCGAAAATTGCAAGGGATTTATTAGATTAAATATGGCTACTAATCCTAAGTATGTTGAAAAAGCTGTGGACAATATCATAAATAATATTAATTATTTGTAAAATACAATGATCTAAAAGAGGAAATTTGTCGTATTTATAGAATAAGTTAATATACAATTATTTTCTCTGCGGAGGAAAACAAGGAGGGATTTTTATGAAAACATTAAAAGGAACAGAAACGGCTCAAAATCTTATGAAATCATTTGCGGGTGAATCACAAGCTAGAAATAGATATACTTATTATTCATCTGTAGCAAAAAAAGAAGGGTACATACAAATATCTAACATATTCACAGAAACGGCAGCAAATGAGAAAGAACATGCTGAAAGATTCTTTAAGTTTTTAAATAAAGATTTATGTGGAGAAGTTGTAGAAATTAATGCAACATATCCTGTAGCACTTGGAGATACAAAGGTAAATTTATTATCAGGAGCTAATGGAGAAAATGAAGAATGGTCAGATCTTTACCCAGCATTTGCAAAAGTCGCTGATGAAGAAGGTTTTCCAGAGATAGCT
This window of the Clostridium estertheticum genome carries:
- the cbiQ gene encoding cobalt ECF transporter T component CbiQ, whose protein sequence is MDSKNQVPDWLLNSGEISMCPCGCIGKRKKGSFLEKTINGIAKLLKEVIFFEDIAFQKGFLQKLDPRIKVISLIILILTSTLIHNVLVLTILYLISCILAKMSCVSLKLYFKRIWLITPLFTGIAVLPSIFNIVRPGATLVTLINFGHQVHLGPLIFPSVLTITSQGVSGAVLLIVRVGVTVSLAFLFTTTTRWANLLKALRILLLPKIFITTLEMCYRYIFILLNITTDMFVARKSRTFSKTSSKEGRHFVSNAIGSLFGKSYALSEEVYGAMLSRGYKGEPVIMNRFRFTLLDFQWFLSVIICVLAAFGGEIILG
- a CDS encoding energy-coupling factor ABC transporter ATP-binding protein, which produces MDREKVMELRDVSFEYLPSEMVLRDINLDIYSGEKVVILGANGSGKSSLLKILNGLIFPSKGEYNAFGQLVTEETLNDEQFAQAFRQRIGFIFQNSDAQLFSTNVWEEIAFGPLQMKLSFKEVEDRVNGVIRMLELESLKDRPPYRLSGGEKKKVAIASVLSINPKVLILDEPTNGLDPRSQRWLINLLVKLNNAGKTLITCTHNLDIVEEIADRVIVFNEDHKIVASGSPKDILSNKELLLSVNLIDEHYHRHVHAIDKSMQHDHYHSHE
- the cbiM gene encoding cobalt transporter CbiM — encoded protein: MHIPDGYLSPQTCAVLGTLAIPIIGIAAIKLKKTLKDKQVPLLAIGAAFSFTIMMYNVPIPDGTTAHAVGASLLAIILGPWAAVVGVSIALIIQAFFFGDGGILTLGANIFNMAFVMPFVSYYVYKLISGNSEISSKRRFIGSIIAGYVAINIGALCTGIELGLQPLLFHKLDGTPLYAPYTLMQTLPAMMFAHLVIAGPVEGVVTGLVVKYLQKSNSAMLMIYPPKISLYGKSQVIGSLKKYWYVLITLIIFAPLGLLAKGTAFGEWSGDDLKAKLGFIPEGMAKLSVKWKFMLPDYSVPGFGDNFFKSSLGYIFCAIVALIIILAITGIISFLQKRKNATNNVN
- a CDS encoding transglycosylase domain-containing protein, coding for MNDDKKIIEPAKIKKKLWKKVVKCLLIFFVIIFLSVSAASGYIYIKYNDKIKSTIAAGNNIAKNINETAFNTRKPTQVYDNKGVLLKEFKTNSYYYTKDADLNPYISQAVTSIEDERFYEHDGIDYKGIRRSIWVYIKSKGAVLQGGSTITQQLARNVFLTFDVTIWRKLEESVISLDLEKKYSKAQILEFYVNNINYGNGCYSIESAAQFYFQKSNRALDVSQIALLASIPNNPSYYNPIKHMDNALNRRDLVLDKMLSLGKISQVEFDTAKAEVIKLNVKPYVKTAPVDYSVEYAIHNATLKLMEQDGFVSKYSFSNDKDSETYFAKYKTEYADKEKTLLSGGYRIDTSIDTAKQEKLQSVVDNKLAKYSQTYKTSGLYKKQGASVTIDNNTGEVVAIVGGRSQYGNTFNRASLGVRQPGSSIKPLIAYTPAFERGYIPASEYVDAPIDEVNNDDSIFRGSVSLKYALDISINTIPVRLVKDNGVKKSLKYLQNMNFKYITPEEYPVVGIGGFTKGVTPVEMASGYSTLSRNGKFIEPSNVRKITNTVIDQVLFENKYNQTKVYDSGASYLMTDTLKSVLTESYSTGNGLSLSDYPYAAGKTGTTDESKDCWFIGYTPYYTTSVWVGDDTPAAQNMFGANEPGQIWKEYMEYLHQGLVQKDFTRPNTVIDKNGVLMDTLYIALNPNGSKLKSDDNYQSNNTTNNQKNTNKKSNLKTPTKTDGTGTKTGTGTGTDSGTKTGTGTGTGTGASTGTGTDTGTGTGTGTGTGTGTGTDTGTGTGTGTGTNTNNSNGTNVNTPKSNNTPKTNTNN
- the rd gene encoding rubredoxin; this encodes MDKYVCLICGYEYDPEVGDPDGGIAPGTKFADIPEDWVCPLCGVSKSDFEKVE
- a CDS encoding YnfA family protein — encoded protein: MGIIKSAFYFIIAGIFEIGGGYFVWIWLREGKSIWYGICGAIALIVYGVIPTLQPPSANFGRVYATYGGIFIVLSILWGWKIDNIIPDKFDLIGGAIAVIGAVIIMYAPRG
- a CDS encoding methionine ABC transporter ATP-binding protein; the protein is MIKVSGVSKSFSKVKVLSNVSFTVDKGDIYGVIGHSGAGKSTLLRCFNGLETYDTGTINIMGKVVNELSRKELREFRKDVGIIFQSFNLINSKNVFDNIAFPLEVWGNDKSYIKERVDSLIDLVGLNDKVKTNVKQLSGGQKQRVGIARALALNPKILLCDEATSALDPKTTKSILQLLRDINNKFNITIVVVTHQMEVVKEICNKFILLEGGKIKSHGFTDELFIKPTKEMKILIGEEELLPSIGYNIKIFFTKEITQSCLITSLARELDIDFSIVWGRLEKFRDSVMGSLIINTNEENKEKILKYLDDRSIEWEIDAELEQDELNKEGV
- a CDS encoding methionine ABC transporter permease gives rise to the protein MTFQEVLIQILLPALLDTLYMVILSTIFTVILGFIAAVGLIITGPKGLRPNSLVYKSLDLVVNILRSFPFIILMISIFPLTKLIVGTTIGSTAAIVPLTLGAAPFAARIIESALLEVDYGIIEAAKSFGAKTHQIIFNVMLKEALPSIVLGITLTVINIIGYSAMAGAVGGGGLGDVAQKYGYYRFQTDIMIYTVIILIIIVQVIQALGNLLYRKMIK
- a CDS encoding MetQ/NlpA family ABC transporter substrate-binding protein; amino-acid sequence: MKKILSILLSVVVIFTLGGCGTKKEAVTTDKKIIKVGASPIPHKEILEVVKPILAKEGYTLQIVEFTDYVTPNTALAEKQLDANFFQHVPYLTEFSKSKGLDLTWTVKVHIEPMALYSSKYKKLSDIKDGAKIAIPNDPTNGARALRVLEKAGLIKLKTGDLISKIDITENKKNLKITELEAPQLPRVLNDVDAAVINSNYAMTAKLKLTDALAVEAKDSPYANVLAVRKEDKDKPYIKALSKALTSPEVKKFILSKYKGAVIPAF
- a CDS encoding MalY/PatB family protein, with amino-acid sequence MEIKQFCARYSMDRVGTNSLKWDALDKRYGDKNLIPMWVADMEFKAPEVVVNAMKQRIEHGIFGYSYVPDSYYNSFINWERNQHNYEVDKKWIRFSTGVVVSLYWFVNAFTKFGDSVIILTPVYYPFHDAVKDTGRKLVTSELINVNGVYTIDFEDFERNIIENDVKLFIQCSPHNPVGRVWTEKELDKILSICKRYNVLVVSDEIHQDIIIGENVQIPAAIVSGAKYADNIITVTAPSKTFNLAGLLNCNIIISNEKVMERYDAYSKTINKTEVNIMGLTAAEAAYNYGEEWLKSLLEVIKHNYNHVKERLGDKAPKIIITPLEGTYLIWVDLRGYIEPNETKTFIQEKCRLAVDYGEWFGENCKGFIRLNMATNPKYVEKAVDNIINNINYL
- the rbr gene encoding rubrerythrin, giving the protein MKTLKGTETAQNLMKSFAGESQARNRYTYYSSVAKKEGYIQISNIFTETAANEKEHAERFFKFLNKDLCGEVVEINATYPVALGDTKVNLLSGANGENEEWSDLYPAFAKVADEEGFPEIAVIYRKIAEVEKHHEERYRQLLSNVENNTVFDKEEVVMWKCGNCGYIFEGKSAPKLCPACAHPQGYFEILSEKF